The Bacteroides sp. AN502(2024) DNA segment TCGCTGCCACCGACCGCAGTTTCAGCATGATTCCTGACAAACAGGAACGACTAAACTTCATTTTGGCATCTTATAATGCCGGTTTAGGGCATATATATGATGCAATGGCTCTAGCTGAAAAATATGGGAAAAACAAACTGGTTTGGAAAGATAATGTAGAAAACTTCATCTTGCTCAAAAGTAATGAAGAATACTTCACCGATCCCGTCTGTAAAAACGGATATTTCCGTGGTATCGAGACTTGCAAATTCGTTCGTGATATTATGTCTCGCTACGAATCCTACAAAAGGAAAATCAAAGCATGAGATAAATCAGACTGTTTCTATTCCTTTATCAAATAAGCACACACAGGGACATTCATTAAATATTATAAAATGAGCCAACTAATTCATACACAAATTATTGCGAATTAGTTGGCTTTTTAGTATCTTTAGGTATTCCCCCGAAAACAAGGTTTGACGGCCCAAACGGGGGAAATTCCCCAACTAAGATATGGCTAAGATACAAAAAATTTCAGAAATCCACCCAACTTTGGGCTTTACAGAATTTGATATTCTGGAAAAATACCGCAAGAGTTTTCATGAGAGTGAGCTTGGCAGGCTTCATTCGGTCTTTCCATTTGATCGTATGGCAAAAGCCGCAGGCCTGTCTGAACAACGTTTGGGCCGCAGGAACATATTCAGTCCTTCCGCAAAGATCGCCCTTATGGTCCTGAAGGCATACACCGGATTCTCCGACAGGAAACTGGTGGAACATCTGAACGGGAACATACACTACCAGATGTTCTGTGGCATCATGATCCCCCCGTCCCTTCCCATAACCAACTTCAAGATAGTCAGTGCCATCCGTAATGAGATAGCATCCCGCCTTGACATTGATTCCTTCCAGGAGATCCTGGCTTCACACTGGAAACCTTATCTTGATAACCTTCACGTCTGCATGACCGATGCCACATGCTATGAGAGCCACATGCGTTTTCCTACGGACATGAAACTCCTTTGGGAAAGCATCGAATGGCTCTACAGTCATATATGCCGGCATTGCAGGGATCTGGGCATAAGGCGTCCGCGCAACAAATACAGGAATGTGGCGGAATCCTATCTGTCCTACTGCAAGAAAAGAAAGAGGAGAGCTTCAAGGACAAGAATGCTTAAGCGCCGTATGATCAAGCTTCTTGAAAAGCTCCTCAGTCAAAGGGATGGGCTCCATAGCGAGTACGGTGCTTTACTCCGATATACACAGGATTACCATAAGCGTCTTTCCATCATCAGAAAGGTGCTTGTACAGGAAAAGGAAATGTTTGAAGGGCGAAAAGTCAGTGACCGCATCATCAGCATCGACCGTCATTATGTACGTCCCATCGTCAGAGGCAAGGAAACCAAGTCCGTCGAGTTCGGTGCAAAGGTCAATAATATACAGATAGACGGCATATCGTTCATCGAACACCTCTCGTTCAAGGCTTTCAATGAGGGGATACGCTTGAAGGACTGTATCCGTATGCAGCAGAAGCTGATGAATGTAAGGGTAAGATGTGTGGCTGCCGATTCCATATATGCCAATAATGCCAACAGAAAGTTCTGTACTAAATATGGGATATCCACATCCTTTGTGCGCAAGGGAAGGGAGGGCAAAGATGAGCCTTTGAGGAAGCTGCTTAGAAGCGAACTCTCAAAAGAAAGGGCCACACGGCTTGAAGGAAGCTTCGGCACTCAAAAGCAACATTACTCGCTCGCAAGGATAAAGGCAAGGAACAAGAAGACGGAAATCCTGTGGATTTTCTTCGGAATACATACAGCAAATGCCATACTGGTGATTGACAAGATCAGGAACAGAACGGGGAAAGCTGCATGATATGAGTTTACTGAAAGAATCAGAAGAGGTCAGAAGACTTCTTCCGGAACTTCATGTATTGTCAGATAAGGGGTCACCGGTAAAGTCTTGTGGGGTCATCGATAAAATCCTGTGGTTTTATGCATAAATTTTAGTTAGTCTATACAAGAAAAAGGGTATGTCTATAACCCCTCTAAGTTGTGCTCTGAACTGTTTAACTTTCGCATTAAATGATTCTGCAGCAGCATTTGATGCCCTATTAATATAGAAGTTTAGTATCTGCTCACTTCTGTCATATAATGTAGCAGCTATTGTGTTAAACGAGTCAAATCCAGATTGTTCTACTTCTTGATACCACTTCGCTAAATTGGTTCTTGCTCCTGCCTTTATCGATCGTTTATTAAAAATCATTCTTAAAGAATGACTAAGTGAATATGCCCGTTTAATATCCGGATATTCTCTGAATAAGACTGTAGCTCTGAGCTTCTGTGCTTCAGTCCATTTTTCAGCAGATTTGAAAAGCAGATACCGGCTCCTTGCCAATAATTCCTTGCGTGTATCACCATTCTCAAAGGTAAAAGGGGTATATTTCTTTTTCAGACCTTTAGCTTCCTGCCTGACATCAGTCTCTTCTTGTATAGCTTCCCAACGGTGTCCGATTCTAATTTCCTGTACAGCATCACACGCCAGCTTTTGAATATGGAAGCGATCTATCACACGGATAGCCGAGGTGAAACATCTGCGAACGATCTTGCGCATACTTTCTGACAAATCAAGAGTGACCTCCCGCACCATCCGAAGTGCTTCTTCAGGGATTTGTTCTAGCACAGCTATGACATCGTCAGCCTTGGTACCCTTGACAATAGCCACGATAGCACCTTTACCACCGTGTGCCTCTCTGTTGATGATTATAGTATATAACTCACCATTAGAAAGGGAAGTTTCATCAATACTCAAGTACGGTCCCAGGTTCTCGGAAAACAGCAGCCAGTTTGCGGCATGGGACAGTTGATCCCACATGCGGTAGTCACTTAGATACTCTTTATATTGCCGCTCAAACTGATCACCGTCAATATGATAATAACGTTCAAGAGAGCGGGCCGTAATCGGGTATTTCTCCAAGCAATCCTTTTAAAAAAGACGCGAATTCTTTTGAATGTCGCGTTCCCTGAGCGGTAAGCTCAAAAGTGTTACAGATGATAGAACCAGTTTCCTTGTCGAGCCATTTACGACGCCGTACACATAAGCTTACCTTACGGTCACGGATAGGAAAATCACGAATATAAACCGGAGGAAGAAAACCTTTGGACTCTAAAGAGTGAACCCTAGAGGACAAGGGAGGAAGATTTTGCTCATCTAAATGAATGGTTAACATTTCAGCGGTGTTCTCTATTTTAACAATATCAAAACACTCCAACAGGTCAGCTGGGAGTATGAAGCGAGCAAGAACTAAAAGAGTATCGTAACTAGTCATAAGAGTTTTTTGAAGGCAAAGATAAGAATTGGAGAGAAGAAGACCACATGATTTTACCGGTGAACCCCAATAGGTCTCAAATTCATAAAATCACCCTCATTACAATAAACTGCATTCCAAAAGATTGAACACAAAACTTAAGGAGTGCAGTTCATTCATGTAGTGAGGATGATCTCCCGTTTTAAAGAATTCCTGAAAATATTTATTTTCTCAGTATTAGATAGACTATTTGGGTAGAACAATCTAATATATATAAGCCAGAAAAAACTCAAAAGAAAAATCCTCTAATTAGTTTCAAAGGAAAAATCGACCTAATTATTTAAATTATTAGCATTACTTTTCCATCCTGAAGAGTAATAGAACCCTTATGCCTAATTGAATAATTTTGAAGAAGTCGTAATAGGACTTGGTATTTTTATACCCAAAAGTATATTTTCTACTGTTCCCATAGGTTATTCAAAGGCTATTAAGTATATATTTTATTGCATGTGCGATGCAAAGTTATGAATAAAATTGAAATATACAAGATCTTTTTTATTTTAATTCAATATTGTCCTAAATAAATTGGGGGGAACAAATAAAAAGGAAGTAGAACTAAGGTAAAATGACTACCTTAGTAGCGAGCTACCAACTCATCTACTTCCTATGGCAAATATAACACTTTTCGCACAGGTAATATCACATCTCCCGAAAGAAAATATCAGGAAAATCATAAAATCTTCGGGGTCAGACAAGCATTGCAAGGGCTACAATACATGGAGTCAGTTTGTTAGCATGATTTTCAGCCAATTCTCAGGATGTGATTCAGTCAGAGATATCTCAAACGGGCTGAAATCAGCCACCGGCAACCTCAATCATTTGGGAATCAACCGTGCACCATCCAAGTCAACGGTAGCATATCAGAACGCCAACCGAGACAGTTCGGTTTTTCGCGGCATATTCTACTCGTTGTTTCAGTATTTCGGACAGCAAGCCCTATGGCAACGAAGAAAGTTCCGTTTCAAGATGCCGATAAAACTGCTCGACTCCACATTGGTGTCATTGACTCTGTCAATATATGACTGGGCACATTACACTACCACCAAGGGGGCGGTCAAGATGCACACGCTATTGGACTATGACAGTCTTTTGCCGGAGTTCGTGAATATCACCGATGGCAAAACCACCGACAACAAAGCTGCTTTTGATATTGAGTTACATCCGTATAGTATTGTAGTAGCCGACCGAGGCTACTGTGACTACTCATTGCTGAATAATTGGGACAGCAGCAACGTGTTCTTTGTAGTGCGTCATAAAGACAATATCCGGTACAAAGCCATAGAGGAGTTGCCTTTGCCTGAAAAACACGCTCAGAATGTACTTATTGACGAAATAATCGAGTTCGAACTCTCGGCGGCCAAATCCAAATATCCCAAACGTTTACGTCGCATCGCAGTATGGAACGATGAACACGGTTTTGAAATTGAGTTACTCACAAACAACTTCACATTGGCAGCATCAAGCATAGCGGCTCTGTACAAGGCTCGGTGGAACATAGAAATCTTCTTTCGCAACCTCAAGCAACTGCTACGCATCAAGAGCTTTATCGGCACATCCCGCAATGCCGTAGAGACCCAAATATGGACTGCTATGACTACAATGCTGATTCTGACATGGCTAAAGCACATCGCAAGATACAAATGGGCATTGGCTAACCTTGTGGTCACGCTCCGGCTGAACACATTTACCAAAATCGACCTCCAAAAATGGCTTGATCAACCATTTACACCACCTCCCGAAACCATCGAAAACGATTAGGGGGGATTGATTTTGAACTCTCGAGGCTATACTTAACAGTATAGTCAGTTAGCTCATGCTCAAAATTTATTTAGGACAATATTGATTTTAATTATCAACAAATACACGACTCTTTCCATTTAAAACTGTTTTGTTCTCTCAAAAATGGTCTTATTTTTTATAGGCCGAGCATCTAAGGATATCGGTTGACACTGATTTACCATAATCTGTTGGTGAAATCCGTATTTTATGGTAAAAAATGCCTAAATTTGCGTACAGCGATGCCGAAGCACCACTTTCGATGTTTCTTTTTCATCGAATATTATTTTTAAGAGGCGTAAAAGGGTTGTTTTTTTTGCTTTCTGCCTCGATTTTTGCTACGCAAAATAATCATTATTCTCCTGATTTACAAATAGTTCAACTTAATGACAATAAAAAGAAACACCGTTTTTGCCCTCAGGGCAGCATCATGGAGAGACTGATGGATTTTGCCTCGTCAGTCCCGAATTTCCGCAGGTTAGGCAAGGGAAATATACGCCATAAGCTCAATGACTTCCTCATCCTGATGATTCTCGCCCGGACCTCGAAATGCATCGGACGAGCTGAGATAATAGAATTCGGTGGGCGTAATCTCAAAAGGTTCCGTTCAATGGGAATGCTTAAGAACGGCGTGTCCTCAGAACCGACGCTATGCCGGATTGAAAAAGGCATTGATGACCTCAGTCCGGCTGATAAAATGCAGAAACTTGCTGAGGCATTCCATGGGGAGTTGCTAAAATCCGAATGCAGCAGGGAGATAATCTGTATGGACGGCAAGGCAGAGCGCGGCACCATACAGGAGAACGGCCGCAACCCGGACATCGTGTCGGCATATTCGTACGACACTGGCATCACATTGGCCACCGAGGCCTGTCAGGAAAAGAGCAATGAGATAAAGGCCGTCCCCCTGTTGATTGGCAAAATCGACATATCCGGCAAGACAGTCACAGCCAATGCCATGTTGATGGAGAAAGACATCATAGACCTGATCAGAAGGAAGGGAGGCGATTTCCTTATCAAACTCAAGGCAAACCAGCGGACCCTGCGCTACGGTATCGAGGACAAACTTAAAAGAGTGTCAACCGCAGCACGCATACACCGAGGGACCTGAATTGGAGCACGGCAGGATTGAGACGCGGACATACCGTATATATGACGGTCTTGATATCATCGCTGACAAGCAGAAATGGGGAGAAAGTCTTACGATTATTGAAATTGAAGCTGACACGGTCAAGAAATCAACCGGAGCACATACTTCAGAAAGACGGATCTATGTATCCGGCCTGCCCATGGACACGCCCCGGTTAGGTTCCCTCATACGCAAACATTGGTCAATAGAGAGCATGCATTGGAGTTTGGATTTCAACCTACTGCAAGACTGGGTAAAGCGAAAGTCCACGAAAGCAGCCTGGAATCTCGACACTATCCAAAGGATTGTTCACTCACTGTTCTCTATTTGGAAAGGACGCTGCAAAAAACGGTCTGATAAAAGAAAAGGAATGACTGAGTTCATGAGGGGATTCTCCATGAGTTTTACCAAGCTGCTGAGATTCTCAGCCCCAAAATAAAAAAAACGATTTTCGATAAAAAGATAATTGACTGAAATACAAACTTCAACAATTTACCCGGATCGTATTGAACCGAGTAAGGGGGAGTATGGCCATATTTTTATCTTAAATGGAAAGAGCCGTGTCAACAAACACTATTTTTATAATCTCAATTATTATAATTTGTCATCTTAAACATGTATCCTCCCAATAATCCATTTTACATAAGGTATTTATATAAAATTATACCAAGTCCTATTACAACTTAGCCTAATTAATCAATATGATCATAATCTTAAATTAACATTTATGAAAACTCCTACTAACAGACCTCCACCTTTCAAAAACAGAGAAATTACTCTCATTTTCTATTTTTCTTTCAGCACAGATCAGAATAGTTTTGAAATGTATTCTGAATCCATTATCAACTTCAATACCAACAATCTAAGAAGATGAATAATAGCAGTTAAACACACCTATATATTATCAAACTTACTCATAACAAAACAAACGTATACCTCTTGTATGTATACCCTAGTTGTACCTACATTGTAGATACACAAGAGTAGTTCTCCCTTTCTCTTTTTTACCAATCTAATTATTAACCTCTTATCACAGAAAACAATGCGAAAAAGAAGAGTTTATTGGATGCTGTTCATTACAGCTTTCGCATGGTTAGCTTCCTGTTCAGATGACGACATCAATGGAAGCAGCGGGTTCAACCCAAACCAGCCTATTGAAATTACAGAATTTTATCCTGATTCCGGAGGTATAGCCACTCCGATGATCATTGAAGGCCACAACTTCGGCACAGATACCACTGGCATGAAAGTCTATTTTGAAGATATAGACGAGATCAGGCATCCTGCCGGATTAGTCAGCAGTAACGGTAACAGAATCTATGTATTTGTTCCCAAAGGACTCACCTTCAAAAGAGAGATGAATATTCTTGTAGAAAGAAAAACACCCGACGGTCAGGAATACATAGGCAAAGCACCAGACCAATTCCTATACAAGACACAAACCAGTGTTAGTACGGTAGCAGGACTTGCGTCTCCCAATAGTAACACCAATACCGTTGGTGGTGACCTTGCCACATGTACTTTCTCTTGTCCGACCTATCTCTGTATAGACAGTGAAGATAATATATTCGTATCAGAGCGTTCACTGCATAGTGGAAAAGCCAAGCAACCAAACATAAGCTGCCGTAATGAAAAAGGTGGGGTTGTAAACGGAAACATTATGATGATTTCCATCGCCAACAATTCTTCCATTGCATTAAAATATGGAGTGGGATTAATTAATGCACCGGCTTATTCTGATGAAAAAGATGCTGAAGCAGTTTATATCCCGGATGATGCCGGCATGAAGTATTATGATATGCAAAAACTTCTAAACTATATTCCCAGATATAGAACAGTGTTGAAATCAGAGGAACTCAGGACCGTAGACGAAAACAACTGGAAACATTGCTTTGTAGTCAACAAGCTGGATCACATGATTTATACGGTCATGTGGAAAGGGCAATTGGTTCGAATCAATCCTAAAAACCGTACAGCAGAAATTCTGTTAAAGAAAATATCTAACGTGGCAATAGGCGATGGCGGCGGAGCAGGAAGTGACTCCTATATCGCATTCAGCCCTATTAAAGGAGAGGAAAACGTACTCTATGTATCTCTTGCTGACTTTCACCAGATTTGGAGAGTGGACGTATCCAAGATCACTCCAGAAGATAAAGACACGTACAACGGAGAGTCATACGCAGGAAAAGCAATCTACGAAGGAGTTATGAACGGAAAAGGTTGGGAAGACGGATTGCTGAAGAATGCTAAATTCAGGCATCCGCGCCAGATCTGTTTCACCGATGACGGAAAAATGTACATCGCTGATAGTGGCAACTCCTGTATCCGTTTGATAGATACTACTATACCGAAAGAAAGAGCAGTCGTAACCACCCCCATCGGTCTGCCGGGAGCGGAGGGTTATAAGGATGGAGGTCCGGAAATTGCCAAATTCCACTTCCCTTGCGGAGTAGCAGTCAATAGTGATGGAACTATTGTATATGTAGCCGACACACAGAACAAAGTGATTCGTAAATTATCCATTGAATAATCTTATACAAAATACAATAATGAGAAATAATTTTCTACTGATTGTACTAATCATGGCGCTTATACCGCTGACGAGTTACAGTCAAGACAATAAGAAAAAACAGTTTACTGTAGCGGGGATCGTAATAGACAAAACCGGTGAACCGCTACCGGGTACCACTATCTATGTCAAGAATGCACCGGGAGTAGGAACCTCAACAGATATGGATGGTAAGTTCAGTATCAAAGTAGGTGTCAACCAAATATTAGTCATTCAGGCTGTCGGAATGAAATCTATCGAGAAACTGGTGACTAAAGATGAAATAAAACTCAAAGTTACATTGGAAGAAGATAACACCAAGCTTGACGAAGTTGTAGTCACTGGTATGACTTCACAAAAAAAGATATCAGTAGTAGGTGCAATCAGCACTATTGATGTAGCCCAGCTCAGTACTCCCGGTACTTCCCTCAATAACATGATCGGCGGACGATTGGCTGGTGTTATCACCATGCAGAGTTCGGGCGAACCGGGAAAAAACATATCTAATTTCTGGATTCGTGGCATCAGTACTTTCGGAGCCAGCTCCGGCGCATTAGTGCTGATTGACGGTATCGAAGGGCGCCTTCAAGACATTGATCCTGATGATGTAAAATCGTTCAGTATCCTGAAAGACGCCTCCGCCTCCGCAGTGTATGGTACCCGAGGTGCCAATGGTGTGGTCCTAGTTACCACTAAACGTGGAGAAACAGGTAAACTTACCATCACAGGACGAGCAACATTAAAGGTGTCTCACATCAAACGTCTGCCCGAATACCTGGGAGCTTATGAGTACGCTCTCCTTGCCAATGAAGCACGTGCCATGTCGGGTGAAGACGACCTGTACTCCCGTCTGGAACTGGATCTAATAAAATACAATTTAGATAAAGATCTCTACCCGAATGTTAACTGGATAGATGAAATAATGAAACGCACATCTATACAGCAGAACTATTACATCAATGCACAAGGAGGAGGCGACATAGCCAGATATTATCTTTCAGTAGGATATCAGGATGAAGGAGCAGCCTACCAGCAGGAAGACAACCTGTTCAAAAAGCCCTTGTCATATAAAAAAATAACATACCGTGCCAATATTGACATGAATCTGACCACAACAACTAAAGTTTATTTTGGTCTGGACGGATATATTTCCAACTATACCAGTCCGGGTGGACAAAACACGAATACGGTATGGTCAGCAGTCCGTCAGCTAACTCCATTAATGTTTCCTAAGACCTATTCAGACGACACTTTCCCTTCTTATGGAAAACATGACCTTGCTTCTCCGTATGTCATGCTAAATAACACCGGATACACTCAAGACGAAACTCAGCGTAATATGCTTACACTCAAACTTGAACAAAAATTCGGAGGATTCCTGAAAGGAATGACAGCGTCGGTGCAAGCAATGAGCGAAAATATCAATTATTTCAATGAAGGACGTTATATATGGCCTGACCTCTATCGCGCTACAGGAAGAAGTTCACAAGGCATACTCATCAAAACACTGCGTACTGCCAAAGAGAACATGAAATATACACAAAAAAACAACAGATACAGAAAATACTACATGGAAGCCAAAGCCAACTGGGACCGTACATTTGGTTTGCATTCACTAGGAGCATTGGCTTTATATTACATGGAAGATGTTCATAATACCCGATGGAACTATGACGCAATGGGTATTAACGCCATTCCTCAACGCCGCCAAAACTTATCAGGACGGGTTTCCTATGGCTATAACAATAGCTATTTCATTGATGCAAACTTCGGTTACACAGGTTCTGCGCAATTCGAAAAAGGAAAAAGATTCGGTTTCTTCCCGTCCATTGCTATAGGCTGGGTACCGACATCCTATAACTGGGTCAATGAGTCCATTCCCTGGTTAAGCTTCCTCAAATTCCGAGGCTCCTACGGTCAGGTCGGTAATG contains these protein-coding regions:
- a CDS encoding transposase, yielding MEKYPITARSLERYYHIDGDQFERQYKEYLSDYRMWDQLSHAANWLLFSENLGPYLSIDETSLSNGELYTIIINREAHGGKGAIVAIVKGTKADDVIAVLEQIPEEALRMVREVTLDLSESMRKIVRRCFTSAIRVIDRFHIQKLACDAVQEIRIGHRWEAIQEETDVRQEAKGLKKKYTPFTFENGDTRKELLARSRYLLFKSAEKWTEAQKLRATVLFREYPDIKRAYSLSHSLRMIFNKRSIKAGARTNLAKWYQEVEQSGFDSFNTIAATLYDRSEQILNFYINRASNAAAESFNAKVKQFRAQLRGVIDIPFFLYRLTKIYA
- a CDS encoding transposase, encoding MAKIQKISEIHPTLGFTEFDILEKYRKSFHESELGRLHSVFPFDRMAKAAGLSEQRLGRRNIFSPSAKIALMVLKAYTGFSDRKLVEHLNGNIHYQMFCGIMIPPSLPITNFKIVSAIRNEIASRLDIDSFQEILASHWKPYLDNLHVCMTDATCYESHMRFPTDMKLLWESIEWLYSHICRHCRDLGIRRPRNKYRNVAESYLSYCKKRKRRASRTRMLKRRMIKLLEKLLSQRDGLHSEYGALLRYTQDYHKRLSIIRKVLVQEKEMFEGRKVSDRIISIDRHYVRPIVRGKETKSVEFGAKVNNIQIDGISFIEHLSFKAFNEGIRLKDCIRMQQKLMNVRVRCVAADSIYANNANRKFCTKYGISTSFVRKGREGKDEPLRKLLRSELSKERATRLEGSFGTQKQHYSLARIKARNKKTEILWIFFGIHTANAILVIDKIRNRTGKAA
- a CDS encoding SusC/RagA family TonB-linked outer membrane protein — its product is MRNNFLLIVLIMALIPLTSYSQDNKKKQFTVAGIVIDKTGEPLPGTTIYVKNAPGVGTSTDMDGKFSIKVGVNQILVIQAVGMKSIEKLVTKDEIKLKVTLEEDNTKLDEVVVTGMTSQKKISVVGAISTIDVAQLSTPGTSLNNMIGGRLAGVITMQSSGEPGKNISNFWIRGISTFGASSGALVLIDGIEGRLQDIDPDDVKSFSILKDASASAVYGTRGANGVVLVTTKRGETGKLTITGRATLKVSHIKRLPEYLGAYEYALLANEARAMSGEDDLYSRLELDLIKYNLDKDLYPNVNWIDEIMKRTSIQQNYYINAQGGGDIARYYLSVGYQDEGAAYQQEDNLFKKPLSYKKITYRANIDMNLTTTTKVYFGLDGYISNYTSPGGQNTNTVWSAVRQLTPLMFPKTYSDDTFPSYGKHDLASPYVMLNNTGYTQDETQRNMLTLKLEQKFGGFLKGMTASVQAMSENINYFNEGRYIWPDLYRATGRSSQGILIKTLRTAKENMKYTQKNNRYRKYYMEAKANWDRTFGLHSLGALALYYMEDVHNTRWNYDAMGINAIPQRRQNLSGRVSYGYNNSYFIDANFGYTGSAQFEKGKRFGFFPSIAIGWVPTSYNWVNESIPWLSFLKFRGSYGQVGNDQISNDRFPYLTLINDNAASYWGYRERGITETVKGADNLQWEVAKKLNFGIDAKFFHDKFSVTVDFFRDIRDHIFQDRVTLPKFVGMVTVPKSNVGKMHSYGSDGNFEFFHQINKDMSFTVRGNYTFSQNIIDYYEENKLPYDYLSVTGKPFNILRGYIAEGLFSSKEEINTSADQSGFGRIRPGDIKYRDVNGDGIINADDKVPLSYSNQLPRVMYGFGADFHWKDLTLSFLFKGSAKVDYYRSGLGNDAGWIPFYNGELGNIIKLANNPKNRWTPAWYSGTTDTENPHAEFPRLSYGGNTNNSQLSSFWKRNGSFLRFQELSLKYNLKTSWIKKTGLSSIDLEFVANNLFTIDKVKYFDPEQASANGAAYPIPATYTFQIYLKF
- a CDS encoding IS4 family transposase, whose product is MANITLFAQVISHLPKENIRKIIKSSGSDKHCKGYNTWSQFVSMIFSQFSGCDSVRDISNGLKSATGNLNHLGINRAPSKSTVAYQNANRDSSVFRGIFYSLFQYFGQQALWQRRKFRFKMPIKLLDSTLVSLTLSIYDWAHYTTTKGAVKMHTLLDYDSLLPEFVNITDGKTTDNKAAFDIELHPYSIVVADRGYCDYSLLNNWDSSNVFFVVRHKDNIRYKAIEELPLPEKHAQNVLIDEIIEFELSAAKSKYPKRLRRIAVWNDEHGFEIELLTNNFTLAASSIAALYKARWNIEIFFRNLKQLLRIKSFIGTSRNAVETQIWTAMTTMLILTWLKHIARYKWALANLVVTLRLNTFTKIDLQKWLDQPFTPPPETIEND